GTGACATTCCCGTTGCTGTCGGTGGTGTAGACAGTCGTGGTGTTGCAGGGCACGGTGTTGTTGCCGACGGCGATGTCATGGAAGCTATTTGGGAACTGCGCCGCGAGCGGATAGAGGACGTAGTCCGCCTGACCCTGGCGACCGTACTTCTCGTTCACCAGCGCCATGATGCCCGCGAACGCGGGGGTCGAGGCAGAGGTCCCACCGATGCCGGTAATCTGCACCTGCTGGTCACTGGCCACCGGCTGGCAGTCAGCATCTTCCGCGCAGATGGGGTAGTAGGAGGCGTTCAAGCCGTTGGCGGCAAACAGGGACACGTCTGGAATATCGCGGACGCTATCGCCCGACCCAGTCTGCCAGGATGGTTTGGGGTAGCCACCGGTACACGTGGCCCATCCGCCGTCGGACGAGGTGCCGGTTCCAAAGGCGCAGCTGCTGGGGCCTCCACTGCCAGCATTGATGGAGCTGTACCCGTATGGGATGAAGCTGGCGAGGTCCAAACCGTACTGGCTGTTGTTCCAGGGCTGTTCGGGCGCGGGAGTCTTCAGCGAGACAGTCGGCGTGTTGTTGCTTTGGGTCAGATTCCAGTAGTTGCCCACGCTGGCACCGCCGGAGGCGTAGTCAGAGTAGTAAAAGTCGGTGCCGCCGACGGCGACGTTGTACGGAGTGGAGGCGAAGCCGCTGACTGCCTGTCCGTTTACAGCGAAGTCGGTATCGTGATCGCAGCCTGCCGATCCGCTGTCGCCGGTCGAGACCAGGACCGTCTGGCCCTGGGCCGCTGCTTGTTCCCACAAACCGCTGAGAAATGTATTAAAGCTACCCTCGATCGCCTCGCAGTCGCCGAAGCTCAAACTGACGATCGGAGCGACGTTCGTGTAAACGGCATGCTCCATGGCCAGCGTCAGGCCGCTATCCACTGCCGTGTCGTTCGCAATGACAAGGTCGATCTGCGCGTTGGGTGCCACCGATCCGGCTATCTCTACGTCCAGGTAGGCTTCGTCAGAAGCGCCGTTCGGCCCAAACGGGCTGTTGATTCCGTCCACTCCCGGATCACTGCCGTCGATGATGACCTGCGGAGGATTCGCAGGCAGGCCGAAGAGTGTCCGGTAGTTGCTGACGAGCGCCACGTTAATGTTCGATTCGTTGACGATCGCGATGGTCTGGCCATCGCCCTTGGTGCCAGCCGCGTAGACGGGATTGAGGTCGTACTGCACCGCGAAGTCGCCGGGCGCGAAGACCAGGTCAGAGCCGCTTCCGTCCGCAATCGTCCATTCTGCTTTCGCTTCGTGCGTGGTGGCGTTCATCTGCGCCTTGCCCATGACCTTCGCGTGGCTCTTGAAGCGGAAGTTGTTCAGCGAGACGAATCCACCAAAGACAGGCGTGAGAGCGGTTGGAACATCAGGCGCATTCGCGTTGGCATAGCGAGTTACTCCCTGCACGGAGTACTGGTGCATCTCAGTATGGAAGGTGCTCTTCAACTGCCCCGCAGTGCCGGCGATCTCCAGTACCTGACGGCCGGGAGTCAGGCTTGTGATAGTGAATCCCTTTGACTGGAGCCAGCTTTCGAGCTTGGCGACGTCATCGTCCGACGGCCCGAACTGCTTGCCAAACTGCTCCGGCGTCAGCCACTTGTGATAGCTCGGAGATCCGGCGGAGTGCATATCGTTCAGCAGTCTCTTTAGGGAGCTCTCCTGCTCGTCGCTCCGCTTCAGGACGATCTGCATCCGCTCCAGCTTCGTGCCGTCCGGGAGCGCTCCGCGGTCGTTCGCCTTGTTCGCCAGGGGATTGACGGCACCCTGAAGGGTGACCCGCGAGCCTTCGACGATGGGTGAGGTCAGACGGCTGGCAACACCCGTGGCCAGGTGCGCTGCGTCCGTAGTCGCAGTTTGGGCCTGCGCGGCAGCTGCAAAGGCCAGACCGGAGAACAAAATCGCGGATGCGAAGAGTTTCCGTGAGGAAACTCGAAACGAAGAAGCAGCGGCGGAGACGAGGTTCTTAAGCAGCATGAGTCATCCTGATGGGTGGAGGGGAGAATAGAAAGAGACTGCCGTCCGATCAGGTCAGTCTCCGCACGCAGGGCCGAATGGTGAAAGCAGACTATCACCGGGGCGCGGAACGAAGCATCCTAATTCGCTTGCCTCATTCAACTTAGTGTTCGCGAGATTGTATTGAGGAAGGGGAGCCCTGGCGTCTCGGAGCCACGTGATCGGCGCGCCCTTGCTGAGCAGGCCTCAGTCTGCTGGCAATCCCGCGGAATGTCGTGAACCAGGGCCACGTACCAGACATTTGTTGACCCTCTTGTTCGATAGGTCTTCGTTGGATCTTCTGGTGCGTCGAGGATAAATTCTTCAACTATTCTCTGCACTCATTGCGCGGCTTACGGAGCCTGCTTGCGTTAGGGAAGAGTTGCCAAGATGGGGAAATTATTTCCCGTTGTGGAATGTGTGTGCAGCCGATAGCCTTCAGGAACAGACCAATCACCTAACCCCGATCGTTGGTGGGAAAAACGCTGGACGCAAGTCGTCCGGTTTGCGCGAAGTTGCGTCTCGCGTCGCTCTTCCCGCCACAACGCCTGCCGTATCCCGAATCAGGCTAACAATTACTCGGAAGTTGTAGAGGTATACCGCAAGGTAGGATGTCGGCGGTTGCCGTCCATCTGTAGAACTTGGGTACGGGCTGCCAGGTAGAGAGCACCGGAAGAGCTGGATGCACGCGATCAGCCCTGTACCACTAAGTTTCAAACCTTAACTTTTTTTGATCTCGATTTTTTGGAGATACAGATGATTGCTACGCTGAATCGCTTTTCTTTTTCTTTTTTCTTTGGGCTCGTTGTGTTGTTGGGCTGTGGCAGTGGGGTTCTACAGGCAAGCGGGGCATCACCCGCAGCGGTACAGACTAGTGGCGCATCGTCCGCGATCGCTATCTCTGTAGCTGGATCCGCGGTAGCGGCCATCGGAACGCCCGTGCAGTACGCGGCTTCCTTGACCGGAACGACCAATACTGGGGTGAGCTGGTCGATCCGAGGCACCTCCACCAGCGAGAACTACGGCACAATTTCGGCTTCAGGTGTGTATACGCCGCCTGCTACGGTGCCAATCCATAACATCATCTCCATTGTCGCGACGAGCACGGTCGACCCGACCAAGAGCACAGCGACAACTGTCACCATCATGAACCCGGTCCCGGTCGTCTCCACAGTGACCGCGACACCCGGATATCACAGCACCTTTCTGGTGAATGTGATGGGCAGCAACTTCCTGCCATCGTCCGTGATTCTGTATGGAAGCTACGGTGTCCCGACGACTTACGTAAGTTCAACGAATCTCCAGTTCACACTGTCGAGCCCACCGGCCGCGGGCACGCTTGTGTCCATCGCTGTCGCGACCCCGGCCCCTGGTAAGACCGTATCCGGCAATTACAGCTTCGCCGTTCCCGCGACCGTAGGCGTTACAGTAACCGGCCCGGCTCAATCGACAGTCAATGTGTCGTCCCAGTTCAAGGCTGCCGTGACTGGAACGGACAATCAGGCTGTTACCTGGGCGGTTGCGAGCGCCGCCCCCAGCGAAAACTACGGCACGATCAGCGCCTCGGGTGTGTACACGCCTCCGGCCATCGTTCCCGCGCACAACATCATCGCGGTGATTGCCACCAGCGTGGTCGATACGACCAAGACCTCCACGATGACAACGACGCTTTCTACTGCGGTGCCTACCATCTCTTCGGCGACGCTTACGGCAGCCGCGAAGAGCACCTTTCTGGTAGACATCAAAGGCTCGAACTTCATTCCGACCTCCTATGTTCAGTACCTCGGCTACGGTGTCCCAACGACGGTCGTCAGCGCGAACGAATTGCAATTTACGCTGACCTCTCCGCCGGCTGCCGGAAGCTCGATCTCTTTGATCGTGGTCAGCCCAGGAACGGGAAAGACGCAGTCTACCGCTTACAGCGCTGTCGTTCCCTCTGCAGTCGCCGTACAGGCCACTGGAAACGCGACGGTAACGACGGGCCAGCCCTCCCAGTACACAGCGACGGTGACGGGTACCACGAACACCGCCGTGACCTGGAGCATCGCCGGGGCATCGACGAGCGAGAACTACGGAACCATCTCCTCGGCCGGTCTCTACACGCCTCCGGCGACTGTACCGGTACACAATGCCATCTGGATCAACGCTACCAGCCAGCTCGATCCGACCAAGACATCCGCAGTCGCTGTGACCATCTCCAACCCGGTCCCGGCGATCACGGCAGCGAACCTTACCCTCACCAGCAAAGGTGGCTATCTGGTCGATGTTCTGGGCAGCAACTTCACCTCGGCGTCGACGGTCATCGACGGTTCAGGCGTTCCGACGACCTATCTGAGCTCTTCGCATCTTCAGTTCTCGATCGCCACCCCGCCAGCTGCGGGAACCCTGGTGCCGATCTCGGTTATCACTCCCGCTCCGGGAAGAACTCAGTCCGCAACGTACAGCTTTGCGATACCCGGTGCCGTGGCCGTATCTGTAACAGGGTCGTCGACAGTGGCTACCGGAACACCCGCGCAGTTCACCGCCGCTGTGACCGGCACGACGAATACCGCAGTCACCTGGCAGATCACGGGTGCCTCAACCGCCGAGAACTACGGGACGATCTCCGCCGCGGGGCTCTACACGCCTCCGCCAGCAGTGCCAGTCCACGGTCAGATCTGGATTACTGCAACCAGCAAGGCTGACACGACCAAGAACAACGCGATCAGCGTAACGATCAGCAACCCGGTTCCGGCCATCACCTCCGCAACCTTGACAGCCGGCAACAAGAGCACCTTCCTGGTGGATGTGTTCGGTACGAACTTCATGTCCGCTTCAACAGTTCTCTACGGCGGATACGGTGCGACGACGACTTATGTGAACTCCGGCCATCTGCAGTTCACCATCACGAACAATCCCGCTGCCGGCTCGGTTGCCGTCCTTGGCGTCATCAACCCGGCCCCCGGCAGAACGCAGTCGGCAAACTTCAACGTGACGATTCCGGGAGCGGTCGCCGTCGCGGTCACCGGGAATACGACAGCCTATCTCGGTACCCCGGTTCAATACACGGCAACCGTGACCGGATCCTCGAATATAGCTGTGACCTGGTCGCTCACGGGAGCCTCGGCGACCGAGAACTACGGGACAATCTCTGCGACCGGTCTGTATACACCGCCTGCCACGGAGCCTGTCCATACCGGCGTGACGATCATCGCGACCAGCCAGGCCGACACGACCAAGAAGGCGTCGATCGGGGTCGGGCTGCTCAATGCCGTTCCGCTCATCACCTCAGCCACCGCAGCCACCAGCGGTAAGAACATCGCCCTCACGGTGAACGGCAGCCACTTCATTCCCACGACGTTCCTGCAGTTCGAGGGTGTGAACCTTGTGACCACGTTCGTGAGTTCGACCCAGCTGACCGCTACGGTCACCACCACGCAGACTGCGGGTGGAACGGCACCTGTCATGGCGATCACGCCGAATCCCGGTATGACGCAATCTGCCACCTACACCGTGCAACTGCCTGGCCAGGTTGGCGTCACCGTCATCGGGGCAAGCCAGGTGGCCGCCGGCGAGACGGCTCAATATGCCGCCACGCTTACGGGAACGACCAATACCGCAGTGACGTGGTCGGTGACGGCTGCCAACGGAGCCAACCCGGGCACCATCTCATCGACCGGCCTCTATACACCTCCGACGACAGTAGGGTCTAACCTTCCCGTGACCATCACGGCAACCAGCCAGATCCAGCCAAGCAGCTCGGGCTCGGCGACAGTGAACGTGGTCGGTGTCTCGGTCGTGGCTGCGGGACGCCTGCTCGATCAGAGCACCTTTGGTCCGACTGAGGACCTGGTCGCGCACGTCCAGACCATCGGCCTGAGCAACTTCATCGATGAGCAGATCGCTATGCCGGCGAGCTATCTCCCGCTGCAAAGCCAGATGCCGGCAGCCTGCGCAAGCAATCCTTACATCTGCATCGACGAATACTGGTGGCAGGATGCGATCACCGGACCGGACCAGCTTCGTCAGCGCGTCTCGATGACGCTGACAGAGATGCTGGTAGTGAGCTATGAAGAGGCGAACACCGCCATGGTTGGTGCCTACTCGAACCTTATGACGAAGGATGCCTTCGCCAACTGGTCGACCATCCTGAAGGACATGACGCTGTCGCCTGCCATGGGACGTTACCTGAACATGGCCAACAGCGGTAAGCCGGCAGCGGGGGCCATTGCGAACGAGAACTTCGCTCGCGAGAACATGCAGCTCTTCAACCTCGGGCTGTACATGCTAAACCAAGACGGTACGCTGCAGACCGACAGCAGCGGCAACCCGATTCCGAGCTACACCGAGGCTCAGGTCGAAGCCTTCGCCCGCGTCTTTACGGGATGGACCTATGACATGGGAGCGGGACAGACGACCTTCCCCAACTGGAGCGGAAGTCTCTACAACCCGATGGTGGCCGTCGAATCGGCGCACGACACTACGGCCAAAGTGCTCCTGAACACCACGCTTCCGGCAGGACAGACTGCGGAGCAGGACCTCGATGCGGCGATCCAGGATGTCTTCAATCATCCCAACGTAGGACCGTTCGTCACCAAGCAATTGATCCAGCACCTGGTCAAGAGCAATCCTTCGCCGGAGTACGTGGGTCGCATTGCAGCAGTCTTCGCAAACGATGGCAACGGAGTGCGCGGAAATATGGCGGCGGTGGTCAAAGCGCTGCTGCTCGATCCGGAGGCCCGCGCGGGTGACACGACAGAGTCGGCGACCGACGGCTATCTTCGCGAACCGATTATCTGGACGGCAAACATCCTGCGCGCTCTGAATGCGGTGCCGAAGGCGGCTTACAACGACTACACCGCCTATACCTCGATTGACAGCTTTGCCAACAGCCAGGGGCAGCGGGTCTTCAACTCTCCGACCGTCTTCAACTTCTACCCCGCCGAATGGACGCTGATGAACACGGGGCTGAATGGTCCTCAATTCGCTCTCGAGGACACGGCCACGATCATGCAGAAGCTGACCCTCTCGAGCAACGTAGTGAACAACCAGCTCGGCAGGCTGACGATCGACCTGACAGCGACGGGCCGGTTGGGCACGATGGCCGCGGCCAGCAACGATGTTCTCCTGCAGGAGCTGAGCAACCTCTTCCTGCATGGAAATATGTCGACGCAGATGCGCACGACCATCATGAACGCGATCTCCAGTACGACCGATCCTGCACAACGAGTGCGTACCGCTGTCTACCTGATCATCAGCTCGCCGCAGTACAGAGTCATCCACTAGAAACGCGTTGCCACAACTTGCAGCTTACTTGTCCGTAGTTTTATCGGGAGGATCTGAATCATGAACATCCAGCGCAGGAGCTTCTTACGTTACATCTCACTTGCCGCCGCCGGCTCAGCGGCAGGAATCGGGCCATTCGGCGCACTCAACGCGTTCGCGCAGTCCGGCTCGTCGGACTACAAGGCGCTGGTCTGCATCCAGCTCGATGGCGGCAATGACGGCAACAATCTGATCGTACCGTCCGATAGCGCTGGATATCAGAACTACGCAAAGCTGCGCGGTCCCTTGAGCCTGGCGCAGGGCAGTCTGCTTCCGCTCAACGGTCTGAGCTACGGACTGAACGGAAATCTTCCCGGCATTCAATCCCTCTTCAACAGCGGCCACGCCGCGGTGCTCGCGAACGTTGGAACGCTCGTTGCTCCCACGACGAGACAGCAGTATCTCAGCGGGACCGCAGTGACTCCGCACAATCTGTTCTCGCATATCGACCAGGAGACGCTCTGGCAGAACTCCGCCCAGGATGTCACTGGAAGCACGGGATGGGGCGGTCGCATCGCGGACCTGCTTCAGGGCGGCAACTCCCCGGCGCAGTATCCCGTGGTCACCTCCGTGACCGGGTCGCACATCTTCTGCAACGGCTACAACACCTCCTATGCTTCTGTCATCCCCGGCAACACCGGCAGCGTGTTGTGCACCGAAAAGTCCGGCTGCGATACGCGGCTTCAGGCAGCTCAGGACCTGCTGACCTTCAACAGCGGTCTGACGCTGGTGCAGGCGGATGACACGCTGACGCAGAATGCGTACAGCTACTCCAAGGTGCTGCAGGACGCAGTCTCCTCAGCGCAACCCATCTCCACCGTATTCCCGACAGGCCCCGTGACCTCCCTCGCCGCTCAGCTCCAGCAGATCGCCCAGATCATCCAGGTGCGTTCGGCTTTGGGAACGGGCCGGCAGATCTTCTTCGCGACCCAAACCGGATACGATCTTCACGCCGACCAGGTCTCGCTGCACCCAAGCCTGCTGCAGGACATGAACGCCGCCATCAGCGCGTTCTATCAGGCAACTGTGGAACTCGGCGTCAGCCAGCAGGTGACGACCTTCACCACCTCGGACTTCGGTCGCGCGTTGCAGCCGAACTCTGCTACCGGCAGCGATCATGCCTGGGGCGGTCACCACATCATCGTTGGCGGAGCAGTCAAGGGCGGCAAGCTCTACGGGACCTATCCCACGCTTGCTCTCGGTGGTCCGGACGACGCTGGAGTCAACGGCCGCTGGATTCCAACCACGTCGGTTGCCCAATATGCGGCGACTCTCGCCAGCTGGTTCGGTGTCGCTGATGCAAACCTCAACAGCGTGCTTCCCACGCTCCCGAACTTTGAAACCCGGAATCTCGGGTTCATCTAGACGTAGGCCCCTCCCCCGTACCAAATCAAAGGCCGCATTGATTGCGAGAGTTTCGCAATCCTTGCGGCCTTCAGCCTTTAAGTCGCTGGACATCTCCCCATTGCTGAAGGAGAACGCTTTGAGAACTTGTCAAAACTTCGACGTTGGATTTCTCCAGCTTCAGAAAGACAGCAAAGACAAGAACAAGAACGAAATGCGGGG
This Granulicella aggregans DNA region includes the following protein-coding sequences:
- a CDS encoding DUF1800 domain-containing protein, which encodes MIATLNRFSFSFFFGLVVLLGCGSGVLQASGASPAAVQTSGASSAIAISVAGSAVAAIGTPVQYAASLTGTTNTGVSWSIRGTSTSENYGTISASGVYTPPATVPIHNIISIVATSTVDPTKSTATTVTIMNPVPVVSTVTATPGYHSTFLVNVMGSNFLPSSVILYGSYGVPTTYVSSTNLQFTLSSPPAAGTLVSIAVATPAPGKTVSGNYSFAVPATVGVTVTGPAQSTVNVSSQFKAAVTGTDNQAVTWAVASAAPSENYGTISASGVYTPPAIVPAHNIIAVIATSVVDTTKTSTMTTTLSTAVPTISSATLTAAAKSTFLVDIKGSNFIPTSYVQYLGYGVPTTVVSANELQFTLTSPPAAGSSISLIVVSPGTGKTQSTAYSAVVPSAVAVQATGNATVTTGQPSQYTATVTGTTNTAVTWSIAGASTSENYGTISSAGLYTPPATVPVHNAIWINATSQLDPTKTSAVAVTISNPVPAITAANLTLTSKGGYLVDVLGSNFTSASTVIDGSGVPTTYLSSSHLQFSIATPPAAGTLVPISVITPAPGRTQSATYSFAIPGAVAVSVTGSSTVATGTPAQFTAAVTGTTNTAVTWQITGASTAENYGTISAAGLYTPPPAVPVHGQIWITATSKADTTKNNAISVTISNPVPAITSATLTAGNKSTFLVDVFGTNFMSASTVLYGGYGATTTYVNSGHLQFTITNNPAAGSVAVLGVINPAPGRTQSANFNVTIPGAVAVAVTGNTTAYLGTPVQYTATVTGSSNIAVTWSLTGASATENYGTISATGLYTPPATEPVHTGVTIIATSQADTTKKASIGVGLLNAVPLITSATAATSGKNIALTVNGSHFIPTTFLQFEGVNLVTTFVSSTQLTATVTTTQTAGGTAPVMAITPNPGMTQSATYTVQLPGQVGVTVIGASQVAAGETAQYAATLTGTTNTAVTWSVTAANGANPGTISSTGLYTPPTTVGSNLPVTITATSQIQPSSSGSATVNVVGVSVVAAGRLLDQSTFGPTEDLVAHVQTIGLSNFIDEQIAMPASYLPLQSQMPAACASNPYICIDEYWWQDAITGPDQLRQRVSMTLTEMLVVSYEEANTAMVGAYSNLMTKDAFANWSTILKDMTLSPAMGRYLNMANSGKPAAGAIANENFARENMQLFNLGLYMLNQDGTLQTDSSGNPIPSYTEAQVEAFARVFTGWTYDMGAGQTTFPNWSGSLYNPMVAVESAHDTTAKVLLNTTLPAGQTAEQDLDAAIQDVFNHPNVGPFVTKQLIQHLVKSNPSPEYVGRIAAVFANDGNGVRGNMAAVVKALLLDPEARAGDTTESATDGYLREPIIWTANILRALNAVPKAAYNDYTAYTSIDSFANSQGQRVFNSPTVFNFYPAEWTLMNTGLNGPQFALEDTATIMQKLTLSSNVVNNQLGRLTIDLTATGRLGTMAAASNDVLLQELSNLFLHGNMSTQMRTTIMNAISSTTDPAQRVRTAVYLIISSPQYRVIH
- a CDS encoding DUF1501 domain-containing protein is translated as MNIQRRSFLRYISLAAAGSAAGIGPFGALNAFAQSGSSDYKALVCIQLDGGNDGNNLIVPSDSAGYQNYAKLRGPLSLAQGSLLPLNGLSYGLNGNLPGIQSLFNSGHAAVLANVGTLVAPTTRQQYLSGTAVTPHNLFSHIDQETLWQNSAQDVTGSTGWGGRIADLLQGGNSPAQYPVVTSVTGSHIFCNGYNTSYASVIPGNTGSVLCTEKSGCDTRLQAAQDLLTFNSGLTLVQADDTLTQNAYSYSKVLQDAVSSAQPISTVFPTGPVTSLAAQLQQIAQIIQVRSALGTGRQIFFATQTGYDLHADQVSLHPSLLQDMNAAISAFYQATVELGVSQQVTTFTTSDFGRALQPNSATGSDHAWGGHHIIVGGAVKGGKLYGTYPTLALGGPDDAGVNGRWIPTTSVAQYAATLASWFGVADANLNSVLPTLPNFETRNLGFI